A genomic segment from Actinoplanes sichuanensis encodes:
- the xylB gene encoding xylulokinase produces the protein MALVAGIDSSTQSCKVVIRDAETGKLVRQGRAAHPDGTEVHPDAWWAALQQAIEEAGGLDDVAAASIAGQQHGMVALDENGEVVRPALLWNDTRSAGAAADLITELGGGAAWADAVGIVPVASFTLTKLRWLARHEPANAARVAAVCLPHDWLTWKLSGSTSLSDLKTDRSDASGTLYWSAKTDEYRHDLLELGFGRSLIVPEVLGPTGIAGHLPNGAPLGPGAGDNAAAALGTGAAPGDVIVSIGTSGTVFASSEVSPNDPSGTVAGFADTTGRFLPIVVTLNAARVLDAAATLLGVGHDELSKLALSTTAGADGLVLVPYLEGERTPNRPDATGSIHGLTLKTSTPAHLARAAVEGMLCALADGLDALTASGAVADRIVLVGGGARSEAVRRIAPALFGRPVVVPPPGEYVADGAARQAAWVTAGGDVPPTWSAETPEVYEADPVPSIREQYAAARG, from the coding sequence ATGGCGCTCGTCGCCGGGATCGACAGCTCGACCCAGTCGTGCAAGGTCGTGATCCGCGATGCCGAGACCGGCAAGCTGGTCCGGCAGGGCCGGGCCGCCCACCCGGACGGCACCGAGGTTCACCCGGACGCCTGGTGGGCCGCGCTCCAGCAGGCGATCGAGGAGGCCGGCGGCCTGGACGACGTGGCCGCCGCCTCGATCGCCGGGCAGCAGCACGGCATGGTCGCGCTCGACGAGAACGGTGAAGTGGTCCGGCCGGCACTGCTGTGGAACGACACCCGCAGCGCCGGTGCGGCCGCCGACCTGATCACCGAACTGGGCGGTGGCGCGGCCTGGGCGGACGCGGTCGGCATCGTGCCGGTCGCCAGCTTCACCCTCACGAAGCTGCGCTGGCTGGCCCGTCATGAGCCGGCGAACGCGGCGAGGGTGGCCGCGGTGTGCCTGCCGCACGACTGGCTGACCTGGAAGCTGTCCGGATCCACATCGCTCAGCGATCTGAAGACCGACCGCAGCGACGCCAGCGGGACGCTCTACTGGTCGGCCAAGACCGATGAGTACCGTCACGATCTGCTGGAACTCGGGTTCGGCCGGTCACTGATCGTGCCCGAGGTGCTCGGCCCGACCGGGATCGCCGGTCACCTGCCCAACGGTGCTCCGCTGGGCCCGGGCGCCGGGGACAACGCGGCGGCCGCCCTCGGCACCGGTGCGGCCCCCGGCGACGTGATCGTCTCGATCGGTACGTCCGGCACGGTCTTCGCCTCGTCGGAGGTCTCGCCGAACGACCCGTCGGGCACGGTCGCCGGGTTCGCCGACACCACCGGCCGGTTCCTGCCGATCGTGGTGACGCTCAACGCGGCTCGGGTCCTCGACGCGGCCGCCACCCTGCTCGGTGTCGGCCACGACGAACTGTCGAAGCTGGCCCTGAGCACCACGGCCGGTGCCGACGGTCTGGTCCTGGTGCCCTACCTGGAGGGGGAGCGGACCCCGAACCGGCCGGACGCCACCGGCTCGATCCACGGGCTCACCCTCAAGACGTCGACACCGGCGCACCTGGCCCGGGCCGCCGTCGAGGGCATGCTGTGCGCGCTCGCCGACGGGTTGGACGCGCTCACCGCGTCCGGCGCGGTGGCCGACCGGATCGTCCTGGTCGGTGGCGGGGCGCGGAGTGAGGCGGTCCGCCGCATCGCGCCCGCGCTCTTCGGTAGGCCGGTGGTCGTTCCGCCGCCCGGTGAATACGTCGCCGACGGTGCCGCCCGGCAGGCCGCGTGGGTCACCGCGGGTGGGGACGTTCCACCGACCTGGTCCGCGGAGACCCCCGAGGTGTACGAGGCGGACCCGGTC
- the xylA gene encoding xylose isomerase, translating to MSVQPTRDDKFSFGLWTVGWQARDPFGDATRPALDPVEAVHKLAEVGAYGITFHDDDLVPFGADAQTRDGIVAGFKKALDETGLIVPMVTTNLFTHPVFKDGGFTSNDRNVRRYALRKVLRQMDLGAELGAKTLVLWGGREGAEYDSAKDVQAALDRYREALNLLAQYSEDRGYGFRFAIEPKPNEPRGDILLPTAGHAIAFTQELDRPELFGINPEVGHEQMAGLNFTQGIAQALWHGKLFHIDLNGQHGPKYDQDLVFGHGDLLSAFSLVDLLENGGVDGAPAYEGPRHFDYKPSRTEDFDGVWESARANIKMYLLLKERAKAFRADPEVQAALAAAKVAELGVPTLNPGESYSDLLADRSAFEDFDADAAGAQGYHFVKLNQLAIEHLIGAR from the coding sequence GTGTCCGTCCAGCCCACACGCGACGACAAGTTCTCCTTCGGCCTCTGGACCGTCGGCTGGCAGGCCCGCGACCCGTTCGGTGACGCCACCCGCCCGGCCCTCGACCCGGTCGAGGCGGTCCACAAGCTCGCCGAGGTCGGCGCCTACGGCATCACGTTCCACGACGACGACCTGGTCCCGTTCGGCGCCGACGCGCAGACCCGGGACGGCATCGTGGCCGGGTTCAAGAAGGCGCTCGACGAGACCGGCCTGATCGTTCCGATGGTCACCACCAACCTGTTCACCCACCCGGTGTTCAAGGACGGCGGCTTCACCAGCAACGACCGCAACGTCCGCCGCTACGCGCTGCGCAAGGTGCTGCGCCAGATGGACCTCGGCGCCGAGCTGGGTGCCAAGACCCTGGTCCTGTGGGGTGGCCGCGAGGGCGCGGAGTACGACTCGGCCAAGGACGTGCAGGCCGCTCTCGACCGCTACCGGGAGGCCCTCAACCTGCTCGCGCAGTACTCCGAGGACCGTGGCTACGGCTTCCGCTTCGCCATCGAGCCGAAGCCCAACGAGCCCCGCGGCGACATCCTGCTCCCGACCGCCGGCCACGCCATCGCGTTCACCCAGGAACTGGACCGCCCCGAGCTGTTCGGTATCAACCCCGAGGTCGGCCACGAGCAGATGGCCGGGCTCAACTTCACCCAGGGCATCGCCCAGGCGCTGTGGCACGGCAAGCTGTTCCACATCGACCTGAACGGCCAGCACGGCCCGAAGTACGACCAGGACCTGGTCTTCGGCCACGGTGACCTGCTCAGCGCGTTCTCCCTGGTCGACCTGCTGGAGAACGGCGGCGTCGACGGCGCACCGGCCTACGAGGGCCCGCGGCACTTCGACTACAAGCCGTCGCGTACCGAGGACTTCGACGGCGTCTGGGAGTCGGCCCGCGCCAACATCAAGATGTACCTGCTGCTCAAGGAGCGGGCCAAGGCGTTCCGCGCCGATCCCGAGGTGCAGGCCGCGCTGGCCGCCGCGAAGGTCGCCGAGCTGGGCGTGCCCACCCTGAACCCGGGCGAGAGCTACAGCGACCTGCTCGCCGACCGCAGCGCGTTCGAGGACTTCGACGCCGACGCCGCGGGCGCGCAGGGATACCACTTCGTCAAGCTCAACCAGCTCGCCATCGAGCACCTCATCGGGGCGCGCTAA
- a CDS encoding ROK family transcriptional regulator: MLAASTTPVRQASVRAHNLALVLHTVANSTYPPSRAAVAAATGLTRATVSALVDDLVAGGLLVEVDPPPRTGAGRPAVGLALTSTGPAGLGLEINVDYLAACVVDLTGAVRHRHVEHADQRPVDPAQALAALGRLGAAARLAAEADGLTVAGAALAVPGLVADGLVRVAPNLGWQDVDAVAALRAVPELADLPITVDNEANLAALGELRVTADTPGLPDATFTAGAPSSTGPSPTDVPSSTGASLSSVSASPSDAFSSADPPSPIGDGADLRTGHSFLYVSGEIGIGAGLVIDGELYRGVRGWSGEIGHVTVYPDGRPCRCGARGCLEQYAGQEALARDTQLAAAALGIALSAVVNLLDVPVIVLGGAYAPIFGTLRDGIEAELRRRVLTAGLAPVALRPAALGPDAAMRGAADTIIRVVREDPAAWLRRFSGPSPTR; encoded by the coding sequence GTGTTGGCCGCCTCCACGACTCCGGTGCGCCAGGCGAGCGTGCGCGCCCATAATCTCGCGCTGGTTCTGCACACCGTGGCAAACAGCACATATCCGCCCTCCCGTGCAGCGGTCGCGGCAGCCACCGGGCTGACCCGTGCGACCGTTTCCGCCCTTGTCGACGACCTAGTGGCCGGAGGCCTGCTGGTCGAGGTCGATCCGCCACCGAGGACCGGCGCCGGGCGGCCCGCGGTGGGTCTCGCACTCACCTCCACCGGCCCGGCCGGGCTCGGACTGGAGATCAACGTCGACTACCTGGCCGCCTGCGTGGTCGACCTGACCGGCGCGGTCCGCCACCGTCACGTCGAACACGCCGACCAGCGGCCGGTCGACCCGGCCCAGGCGCTGGCCGCCCTCGGCCGGCTCGGCGCGGCCGCCCGGCTCGCCGCCGAGGCCGACGGTCTGACCGTCGCCGGAGCCGCCCTGGCGGTGCCCGGCCTGGTCGCCGACGGCCTGGTCCGGGTCGCCCCCAACCTGGGCTGGCAGGACGTGGACGCGGTCGCCGCCCTGCGCGCCGTCCCGGAGCTGGCCGACCTCCCGATCACGGTCGACAACGAGGCCAACCTGGCCGCTCTGGGCGAACTCCGGGTGACCGCCGACACCCCCGGCCTGCCCGACGCCACCTTCACCGCCGGCGCTCCCTCCTCCACCGGCCCCTCCCCCACCGACGTTCCCTCCTCCACCGGCGCCTCCCTCTCCTCCGTCAGCGCCTCCCCCTCTGACGCTTTCTCCTCCGCCGACCCGCCCTCCCCGATCGGCGACGGGGCCGATCTTCGGACGGGGCATTCGTTCCTGTACGTCTCCGGGGAGATCGGCATCGGCGCGGGGCTGGTGATCGACGGCGAGCTCTACCGCGGAGTGCGGGGCTGGAGCGGCGAGATCGGGCACGTCACCGTCTATCCCGACGGTCGGCCGTGCCGGTGCGGCGCCCGCGGATGCCTGGAGCAGTACGCCGGACAGGAAGCCCTGGCCCGGGACACGCAGCTGGCCGCCGCCGCGCTGGGTATCGCGCTGTCGGCCGTGGTCAACCTGCTCGACGTGCCGGTGATCGTGCTCGGTGGCGCCTACGCCCCGATCTTCGGCACGCTGCGCGACGGCATCGAGGCCGAGCTGCGACGCCGGGTGCTGACCGCGGGCCTCGCACCGGTCGCACTGCGCCCGGCGGCACTCGGGCCGGACGCGGCGATGCGGGGCGCGGCGGACACGATCATCCGGGTGGTACGCGAGGACCCGGCCGCCTGGCTACGCCGCTTCTCCGGGCCGTCACCCACCCGGTGA
- a CDS encoding substrate-binding domain-containing protein, producing the protein MRLNVAAAPEIVPAIKSVADQWTKAGAEIDGTCIAVDVTDELPATIASAVTRDHSVALIGLNPAPDAKQVPDVWVPDSSTWLLRIQTEAAGFLPRTATSVAQSPLVLAMPEPIAKNFGWPNKSIGWGDLLTNFSTDEPLQVGIMDPTQDASGLTSLLALSQASGAVGGDPIEALKAKSRALTALDTNKAVLREELVAKFPKSEADIGSSNTVSAAPLSEEDVVAYNAERPAIPLSAIYMEPSPAPLDYPYTIMPQVVDEQKKNAAEDLLEQLQSAVAKNALAAAGLRAPDGSYGANFPAPMGAPKASPAVTPAATKSAEGTAASAALTGADLSAVVGGWIATTKPGQALTVFDTSGSMGEAVPTAGGKTRAQVTQAAASVGLSLFSNKWSVGVWRFSTNENGSRPWKQLVGITSLTTGREKLQNSIAQLDPNKDGGTGLYDTVLDAYNHVKKNYSPQKINSVILFTDGANENSAGLDKDQVVAALKKAQDPKRPIRLVLIGIGDKVSVDELKMLRDALPNSNSGVFLAPDPTKITSIFAQAIGSRTGVI; encoded by the coding sequence GTGCGACTGAACGTAGCCGCCGCTCCCGAGATCGTGCCCGCCATCAAGTCGGTCGCCGATCAGTGGACCAAGGCGGGTGCCGAAATCGACGGCACCTGCATCGCGGTCGACGTCACCGACGAGCTTCCGGCGACGATCGCGAGCGCGGTCACCCGCGACCACTCGGTCGCCCTCATCGGCCTCAACCCGGCCCCCGACGCCAAGCAGGTTCCGGACGTCTGGGTTCCGGACTCCTCCACCTGGCTGCTCCGTATTCAGACCGAGGCGGCCGGCTTCCTGCCGCGTACCGCCACGTCGGTCGCGCAGAGCCCGCTGGTGCTGGCGATGCCGGAGCCGATCGCCAAGAACTTCGGCTGGCCCAACAAGTCGATCGGCTGGGGCGACCTGCTGACGAACTTCTCCACCGACGAGCCGCTCCAGGTCGGCATCATGGACCCGACGCAGGACGCGTCCGGCCTGACCAGCCTGCTGGCGCTCAGCCAGGCCTCCGGCGCGGTCGGCGGCGACCCGATCGAGGCCCTCAAGGCCAAGTCGCGGGCGCTCACCGCGCTGGACACCAACAAGGCCGTGCTGCGCGAGGAGCTGGTCGCGAAGTTCCCCAAGTCGGAAGCCGACATCGGGAGCAGCAACACGGTGAGCGCGGCTCCACTGTCCGAGGAGGACGTGGTCGCCTACAACGCGGAGCGCCCGGCCATCCCGCTCAGTGCCATCTACATGGAGCCGAGCCCGGCGCCGCTGGACTATCCGTACACGATCATGCCGCAGGTGGTCGACGAGCAGAAGAAGAACGCCGCCGAGGACCTGCTCGAGCAGCTCCAGTCCGCCGTCGCCAAGAACGCGCTGGCCGCGGCCGGTCTGCGGGCGCCGGACGGCAGCTACGGCGCGAACTTCCCGGCCCCGATGGGTGCGCCCAAGGCGTCCCCGGCGGTCACCCCCGCGGCCACCAAGTCGGCCGAGGGCACCGCGGCGTCGGCCGCTCTCACCGGCGCCGACCTGAGCGCCGTGGTCGGTGGCTGGATCGCGACCACCAAGCCGGGTCAGGCACTCACCGTGTTCGACACGTCCGGCTCGATGGGCGAGGCGGTGCCGACCGCCGGCGGCAAGACCCGGGCGCAGGTCACCCAGGCCGCCGCCAGCGTGGGCCTCTCGCTCTTCAGTAACAAGTGGTCGGTCGGCGTGTGGCGGTTCTCCACCAACGAGAACGGCTCCAGGCCCTGGAAGCAGCTGGTCGGCATCACCTCGCTGACCACCGGCCGAGAGAAGCTGCAGAACTCGATCGCGCAGCTGGACCCGAACAAGGACGGCGGTACCGGTCTCTACGACACGGTTCTCGACGCGTACAACCACGTGAAGAAGAACTACTCGCCGCAGAAGATCAACTCGGTCATCCTCTTCACCGACGGTGCCAACGAGAACAGCGCCGGCCTCGACAAGGACCAGGTCGTCGCCGCGCTCAAGAAGGCCCAGGACCCGAAGAGGCCGATCCGCCTGGTGCTCATCGGCATCGGCGACAAGGTCAGCGTGGACGAGCTGAAGATGCTGCGGGACGCCCTCCCGAACAGCAACAGCGGCGTCTTCCTGGCCCCGGACCCCACGAAGATCACCAGCATCTTCGCGCAGGCCATCGGCTCGCGGACCGGCGTCATCTAG